The stretch of DNA CATCGCAACTTTATTAAATAACACTTCTGCCCCAAGCTTTTCATAGATCGCTGGGAGATAATCGAAATCCCCAACAGAAACTCCCCCAGTTGTAATGAGGACATCCACCTTATCCAAAGCGCTTTTTACAGCCGTAAAACAAGTATCAAAAACATCAGGCAGTTTACCATAATAGTGAACTATTGCTCCCGTTCTTTGAATTTGTGCAGAAATCATATGAGAATTACTATTACGGATTTTTCCAGGGACCAATTCTTCATCTACTTCTAACAATTCTGTTCCCGTCGCAAATAACCCAATAATCGGTTTCTTGGCAACAGGAACTTGGTGGTAACCAAATGTCGCCAGCATTGCCTGTATCCCAGGATTTATTAAGGTTCCCTTTTTTACAAGGACATCTCCTTCTCTTGCATCTTCACCGCGGTAAGATACATTATCACCTTTATTAAAACTTTGTTTTATAGACATATAAGGTTCGCCATCTTTTTCAAATGCTTGGGCCACTTCAAACATCACTACGCAATCAGTTCCTTCAGGCATCATGGCACCCGTCATAATTCGAACAGCTTCATGTTCCCTAATTACCTTGGAAGAAGTCATGCCCGCACCTAAATGGTCCACAACTTTAAATTCAATCCGATTATTTAATGATGCTTCCTTCGTATCAATCGATCTAACAGCGAATCCGTCATAAGGTGCTCGATCAAAATGAGGCACATCACTTGTAGCAATTAAATCCTCAGATAAAAATCGTCCATAACTTTCATCTATTGATACAAATTCCGTTTTTCCATTTAACTGATATTCCATTATTTTATTAACTGCATCCCCAATTGGAATCGGTTTTCTTCTCTCTAGCAACTTCATCACTCCTGCAAATATACGACTAAAATCAATTAATGGTATGACATATTTCCATTATAAGCCTATCGAAAACTTACCAATATAGCAAACATCACATTATAAAACAAAAAAATTTCAAATTATAGGAAATGTGTGATTCAGGTCACCCATTTTTTTATAAGAATACCTTATCCTTAAAGTTGAAATACGAAACTAATAAAGGTTATTAGGAGGAAAATATGATTACTTTCCCTTTCACTACAAATACATTGGTAAAAGATATTGTAAATGAACTGCCAAAAACAAGCGATATCTTTAAGAAATTTAGAATTGACTTCTGCTGTGGAGGCAATATTCCATTATCACAGGCAATTGCAGAAAATGGATTAAATGAAGAGGATTTGATGAATGAATTAAAAGCAGTATATGAAAAGTATAGTTCTACTGAAACTGACTTAGACGTTTGGACTAAATCCGATTCCACAACCATTATTGATCATGTTATCAACCATTATCACCGTACATCCGAGGAAGAATTAGCACTGCTAAGCCCTTATGTTACCAAGGTTTCTCGTGTTCATGGCGACAGCCATCCAGAGCTTTTAAAGGTTTATGAACTTTTTTATGAATTCAAAAAGGAATTAACTGAACATATGGCTAAAGAAGAAGCGGTTGTCTTTCCATTAATCAAACAACTTGCCAATGGTACGGTAGAAAATCGTGAAGAAGCTATTAACCTGATCGTTGAACTTGAGAAAGAACATGATCATGCAGGAGAATTACTAAGACAGATTCGTGCCATTACATCTGACTATGCGCTTCCAGCTGACGCTTGCGGAACGTACACATTGGTATACAAGCGACTAGAAGAACTAGAAGGACTAACATTTATGCATGTGCATTTAGAAAATAATATCTTGTTCCCTAGATATTTCTAACTGATTAGCGAGGCCGTTATACGGTCTCTTTTTCTATCTAAAAAACCTCTCTTATGAGAAAGAGAGGTTTAACCGCCTATATAGGACATTTCAATTTTCTTGCGGTTTTTCGCTGTCTCTTCCGTTCTTTCATCTGAATAGCGATCATTCCGGCCGTTCCAAATAGCAGTAATTCGGTTTCGCAGTTCTTCATCTGTTGCACCGTTTCTCATAAAGTTTCTTATATCATGGCCATTCCCGTTAAATAAACAAGTAAAAATTTGTCCATTTGCTGAAAGACGCGAGCGGGTACAGCTGCTGCAGAATGACTCTGAGACAGAAGAGATAAAGCCAACATTCACATTAGTGTTTTGATAATTATATAATTTTGCAACTTCGCCAAAATAGGCTGGGTCGAGAGACTCAAATTGGTAGTGCTCTTTTAATATTTCATAAATTTGCTTTTTGGTGATTACATCATCCATTTTCCAACCATTAGATGCACCAACATCCATGTACTCAATGAAGCGGAGTTCTAAACCATTCTTCAAACAAAAGTCTGCCATAGGTATGATTTCTGAATCATTGAGACCTTTTTTAACGACCATATTGATTTTTATCTTTAGACCAGCCTTCTTAGCTGCTTCAATACCATCTATAACAGGCTGGGTGCCAACACCACGTCCGTTAATTTCACCAAACAACTCATCATTTAAGGTATCGAGACTAATATTGACTCTCTTTAGTCCAGCTTTTTTTAATTTATCAGCAAGTTTAGGAAGAAGAACCCCATTTGTTGTTAGGGCGATGTCTTGTAAACCCTCAATCTTTGAAAGCTTTTCTACCAAAATCGGAAGATCTTTACGAAGTAGTGGCTCACCGCCTGTTAAACGGATTTTTTCCACTCCTACACTAATAAAAGCTTTTGCCACACGCTCGATTTCCTCATAAGTCAGCAACGCACTTTTAGGAAGAAACTCAAAATCATCTCCAAATTGGTCAGCAGGCATGCAATATTGGCAGCGGAAATTACAACGGTCGATTACTGAGATTCTTAAATCACGTAATGGTCGATCTAATTTATCTTTAATAATGGTCTTTTCCATTCATATCAACTCCATTATTTTAAAAGCGAATAATAAATTAAGTGTACCAACTTTTAATAAAAAATACTGTTACTTTATTCACTATCATAACATTTCTTTTACTATTTATTAACGCCATCATTAAAGATTTTTCTGTATTCGAAGAGTTTTCACTATATTGTCATTGTTTATCCCGCTAAAACTCCAAAACCTACGCTAAAATAAGGATAACGAAATTAGAGAAAAGTGTCAGGACTAACAAAACCTTCGAGGTGAAAATATATGTTGACTAAGATTAAACCAACTCATTCAATAGAAATTAAAGAATTACTTAGATTTGCTGATAGGAAAATTAGAAGTGAAAGAGGAGCGTATTTATTTCAGGAAGGTATGCTTGCAGAAGAACTTTATATCATTATCTCTGGTAAAGTTCAAATTAGTAAAATTACTTCAGATGGACGTGAACTTTCGTTAAGAATCTGTGGAGAAAATGATATTTGTGGAGAATTAACGCTTTTCACAGACAATCCTAGGTATTTATTAAGTGCTAGAGTTTTGGAGGAAGGTGAAATAGTCGCAATTAAAAAAGATGTAATCGAAAGTGAAATATTCCAAAATAGTAAACTTGCCTACGAGTTTATGAAATGGATGAGTGACCATTTTCGTAAAACTCAGACAAAATTTCGTGATCTTGTCTTAAATGGAAAACGAGGAGCGCTATTTTCAACGTTAATTCGGATGTCTAATAGCTATGGTATTCATAAAGAAAATGAAATATTAATTGATTTACCATTAACCAACCAGGAACTTGCAAACTTTTGTGGAACTTCAAGAGAGAGTACAAACCGGATTTTAAGTGAATTAAAAAAGGATAAAAAAATTAGTATTAAAAAAGGAAAAATCTCTATTTTAGATCTTCAATATTTAAAAGATGAAATCGGCTGTGAAAATTGCCCTGCTGTCTATTGCAGCATTGAATAAATCAGATGGAAGCAATCACGCATGATTGCTTCCATTTTTATTATGATTGTACCTGTTTTTCTCTCATCGCTTTTGGAATATATACACAGAATGGTTCACTTTCTAAATAATCTCCAGTCATTGCATAAGCTCTTGACCTTGAACCGCCACAGACATGGCGGAATTCACAGA from Neobacillus sp. CF12 encodes:
- the glp gene encoding gephyrin-like molybdotransferase Glp is translated as MLERRKPIPIGDAVNKIMEYQLNGKTEFVSIDESYGRFLSEDLIATSDVPHFDRAPYDGFAVRSIDTKEASLNNRIEFKVVDHLGAGMTSSKVIREHEAVRIMTGAMMPEGTDCVVMFEVAQAFEKDGEPYMSIKQSFNKGDNVSYRGEDAREGDVLVKKGTLINPGIQAMLATFGYHQVPVAKKPIIGLFATGTELLEVDEELVPGKIRNSNSHMISAQIQRTGAIVHYYGKLPDVFDTCFTAVKSALDKVDVLITTGGVSVGDFDYLPAIYEKLGAEVLFNKVAMRPGSVTTVAQFQGKLLFGLSGNPSACYVGFELFARPIIRKMLFSTTPHLRKEKAVLEVDFPKANPFTRLVRSAFSVTNGRLCVTPSGLDKSNIIMSLSGANSLMILPGGTRSFQAGDEIDILLLEDQAGSEWPW
- the moaA gene encoding GTP 3',8-cyclase MoaA — encoded protein: MEKTIIKDKLDRPLRDLRISVIDRCNFRCQYCMPADQFGDDFEFLPKSALLTYEEIERVAKAFISVGVEKIRLTGGEPLLRKDLPILVEKLSKIEGLQDIALTTNGVLLPKLADKLKKAGLKRVNISLDTLNDELFGEINGRGVGTQPVIDGIEAAKKAGLKIKINMVVKKGLNDSEIIPMADFCLKNGLELRFIEYMDVGASNGWKMDDVITKKQIYEILKEHYQFESLDPAYFGEVAKLYNYQNTNVNVGFISSVSESFCSSCTRSRLSANGQIFTCLFNGNGHDIRNFMRNGATDEELRNRITAIWNGRNDRYSDERTEETAKNRKKIEMSYIGG
- a CDS encoding Crp/Fnr family transcriptional regulator, producing MLTKIKPTHSIEIKELLRFADRKIRSERGAYLFQEGMLAEELYIIISGKVQISKITSDGRELSLRICGENDICGELTLFTDNPRYLLSARVLEEGEIVAIKKDVIESEIFQNSKLAYEFMKWMSDHFRKTQTKFRDLVLNGKRGALFSTLIRMSNSYGIHKENEILIDLPLTNQELANFCGTSRESTNRILSELKKDKKISIKKGKISILDLQYLKDEIGCENCPAVYCSIE
- the ric gene encoding iron-sulfur cluster repair di-iron protein; this encodes MTFPFTTNTLVKDIVNELPKTSDIFKKFRIDFCCGGNIPLSQAIAENGLNEEDLMNELKAVYEKYSSTETDLDVWTKSDSTTIIDHVINHYHRTSEEELALLSPYVTKVSRVHGDSHPELLKVYELFYEFKKELTEHMAKEEAVVFPLIKQLANGTVENREEAINLIVELEKEHDHAGELLRQIRAITSDYALPADACGTYTLVYKRLEELEGLTFMHVHLENNILFPRYF